The following proteins come from a genomic window of Leptospira neocaledonica:
- a CDS encoding MBL fold metallo-hydrolase RNA specificity domain-containing protein: MENQNERFVSLQFLGGVGTVTGSKYLIKAFGKTILVDCGLFQGEKKLRLLNWDSDQFFPTEIDYILLTHGHLDHCGYLPRVVKKGFRGKIFGTKPTLDVSNIVLKDSAKLQEEDAELANSGGYSKHKPAFPLYDSDDAEKTVELFHSVELGEWFDLEPNIRFRFRYNGHILGASFIELKLGNKSLIFSGDIGREEDPLLFPPEKPEEGDIILIESTYGNRIHRGNPIKRLAQLIHEFSTSKGTIIIPCFAVERIQAVMYLIWKLMKEGEIPNIPVYMDSPMGSKVLDLFNVYGAEWHKLKEEELSELKEDIICITESFETKKIANKKGPKIVIAGSGMATGGRVLSYLEHSLGDPNSLVLFVGYQARETRGNKLLRGDTEIKIRGKYHEVRCDVQNIDGLSAHADQSELVSWLSKIKIAPKQVFIVHGEEDASRILGNRIRKVYGWETKIPERGEVFEFEV; this comes from the coding sequence GTGGAGAATCAGAACGAACGTTTCGTTAGTCTTCAATTTTTAGGAGGAGTGGGAACTGTTACCGGTTCTAAATACCTTATAAAAGCCTTCGGTAAAACAATCCTTGTCGACTGTGGACTTTTTCAAGGAGAGAAAAAGTTAAGGCTTCTAAACTGGGACTCAGACCAATTTTTCCCAACGGAAATAGATTATATTCTTCTTACACATGGCCATTTAGACCATTGCGGTTACTTGCCGAGAGTAGTTAAAAAGGGATTCAGGGGGAAAATATTCGGTACTAAACCTACATTAGATGTATCGAATATAGTTCTGAAAGATAGTGCAAAATTACAGGAAGAAGATGCTGAACTCGCAAATTCGGGCGGATATTCCAAGCATAAGCCTGCTTTTCCATTATATGATAGCGATGATGCCGAAAAAACGGTCGAACTATTTCATTCAGTAGAATTAGGAGAATGGTTTGATTTAGAACCTAATATACGATTTCGTTTTAGATACAATGGACATATTTTGGGAGCGAGCTTCATTGAGTTGAAACTCGGAAATAAATCCCTTATTTTTTCAGGAGATATCGGAAGAGAAGAGGACCCTCTTTTATTTCCTCCGGAAAAACCGGAAGAAGGAGATATTATCTTAATAGAATCCACTTACGGGAATCGGATACACAGAGGAAATCCGATTAAACGTTTGGCTCAGCTAATTCACGAATTTTCCACTTCCAAAGGAACTATTATCATTCCTTGTTTTGCAGTAGAAAGGATCCAGGCAGTTATGTATTTGATTTGGAAATTGATGAAGGAAGGCGAGATCCCTAATATTCCTGTCTATATGGATTCTCCTATGGGTTCCAAAGTTTTAGATTTATTTAATGTTTATGGCGCTGAATGGCATAAGCTAAAGGAAGAGGAATTATCCGAATTGAAAGAGGATATAATCTGCATCACCGAATCTTTTGAGACCAAAAAAATAGCTAATAAAAAAGGTCCTAAAATTGTGATCGCTGGGAGTGGGATGGCTACGGGAGGTAGAGTTCTTTCCTATTTGGAACATTCCTTAGGAGATCCTAACTCGTTAGTATTATTCGTAGGCTACCAAGCAAGAGAGACCAGAGGCAATAAGTTGCTAAGAGGAGATACTGAGATTAAGATTCGAGGAAAATATCATGAGGTAAGATGTGATGTTCAAAATATAGACGGATTATCCGCTCATGCTGATCAGTCCGAACTTGTCTCTTGGTTATCCAAGATAAAAATAGCTCCTAAACAAGTATTCATTGTTCATGGGGAAGAGGATGCCAGTCGTATCTTGGGAAATCGGATCCGTAAAGTATATGGTTGGGAAACAAAAATCCCTGAGAGAGGGGAAGTTTTCGAATTCGAAGTATAA
- a CDS encoding LytR/AlgR family response regulator transcription factor, with translation MTEWRTLIVEDEAPTRELLVNYCLARPELKLVKVAKDGEEALEYLQNEEFHLAFLDINLPIRSGLDILEKLENPPYIIFITALRDKAIEAFEFGVIDYLLKPFSKERFFKAVDRALEILGNEADKPSKNVFNEHGLFILEKENHFLIPYGEIIYISSRDNFSVVHTEKRQYVTYKSLKSLEQKLPPAKFLRIYKQYIINLEKLSHLQSDNMGNYSVHLKDEDETQLPVGRKYISKIKELL, from the coding sequence ATGACAGAATGGAGAACACTTATCGTTGAGGACGAAGCGCCTACCAGGGAATTGCTTGTAAATTATTGTTTAGCTCGTCCTGAATTAAAATTAGTAAAAGTAGCCAAAGACGGCGAAGAAGCTTTGGAGTATCTCCAGAACGAAGAATTTCATCTCGCATTTTTAGACATCAATCTTCCCATCCGTTCCGGTTTGGATATTTTAGAAAAACTGGAAAACCCACCTTATATCATATTTATCACTGCGCTAAGAGATAAAGCGATCGAAGCATTCGAATTCGGCGTGATCGACTATCTTCTCAAACCATTTTCTAAAGAGAGATTTTTTAAGGCAGTGGATCGAGCTTTGGAAATCTTGGGAAATGAGGCGGACAAACCTTCCAAGAATGTTTTTAACGAACACGGACTTTTTATTTTAGAAAAGGAAAATCATTTTCTCATTCCTTACGGAGAAATTATTTATATTTCGTCTAGAGATAATTTCAGCGTGGTCCACACGGAAAAAAGGCAATATGTGACTTACAAGTCCTTAAAAAGTCTGGAGCAAAAACTTCCACCTGCTAAGTTTTTACGAATATATAAACAATACATAATCAATCTAGAAAAGTTATCTCATCTACAAAGTGATAATATGGGAAATTATTCCGTTCATTTAAAAGATGAGGACGAAACACAACTTCCGGTTGGAAGGAAGTATATCTCTAAGATTAAAGAACTTCTCTAA